In one Mangifera indica cultivar Alphonso unplaced genomic scaffold, CATAS_Mindica_2.1 Un_0067, whole genome shotgun sequence genomic region, the following are encoded:
- the LOC123207255 gene encoding probable trehalose-phosphate phosphatase 6, protein MGALSPSHPSNFESIMLSNRFHEKGEAMLDSYSAWLVKHPSALDSFEQMIAAAHAKKIVVFLDYDGTLSPIVQDPNKAFMSDKMRSAVNEVAKFFPTAIISGRCLDKVIEFVQLKNVVYAGSHGMDISTPSGSLNHENHTHESRSVDEQGKEVVHFQPAKEFLPTIQEILQVLEERVKTVKGAMVEDNKFCISVHFRRVQDKDLDSLKEMVKFTLEAYPNFQISSGKKVMEIRPCINWDKGRALEYLLDTFGFNSCSDFLPLYIGDDTTDEDAFKVIERIGCGYAIVVSSIPRETKASHSLRDPGEVMSFLTRLVKWKKTSNYIN, encoded by the exons ATGGGAGCATTGTCACCGTCACACCCTTCAAATTTTGAATCGATCATGCTGTCAAATAGATTCCATGAGAAAGGAGAAGCTATGTTGGATTCTTACAGTGCCTGGTTG GTCAAGCATCCCTCTGCACTGGACTCATTCGAGCAGATGATTGCAGCAGCACATGCAAAAAAGATAGTTGTATTTCTGGATTATGATGGAACCTTGTCACCCATTGTTCAAGATCCAAACAAAGCTTTCATGTCCGATAAG ATGCGTTCTGCTGTAAACGAAGTTGCAAAGTTTTTTCCTACCGCAATTATTAGTGGAAGGTGTCTTGATAAG GTGATTGAATTTGTACAACTAAAGAATGTTGTTTATGCTGGAAGCCATGGGATGGACATATCAACTCCGTCTGGCTCTTTGAACCATGAAAACCACACACATGAATCTAGAAGTGTTGATGAACAG GGTAAAGAAGTAGTTCACTTTCAACCTGCAAAAGAATTCTTGCCTACAATCCAAGAG ATACTTCAGGTGCTGGAAGAAAGAGTCAAGACAGTTAAAGGTGCAATGGTAGAAGACAACAAATTCTGCATTTCTGTGCACTTTCGTCGTGTACAGGATAAG GATCTGGATTCCCTCAAAGAAATGGTAAAATTTACATTGGAAGCTTACCcaaattttcagatttccaGTGGCAAAAAG GTAATGGAGATACGGCCTTGTATCAACTGGGATAAAGGTCGAGCATTGGAGTATTTGCTTGACACTTTTGGGTTCAACAGTTGCAGCGATTTCCTTCCTCTGTACATAGGAGATGATACAACTGATGAAGATGCTTTTAAG GTTATTGAGCGTATTGGCTGTGGTTATGCTATTGTTGTTTCTAGTATTCCCAGAGAAACAAAGGCTTCTCACTCCCTACGTGATCCGGGTGAAGTTATGTCGTTT